The sequence AAAAAATGTCAAAAATTAAGACAAAGGTTGACTCAGTTGGGTTGTGAGTATTTTCAAGGAAACTGTGAAGTAAGACTCAAAACCAATAACTCCACAAACGAATAAAAGTAAATTATGGCTATCAAAGAAAAACAAGTTCAAGACTACGGCGAGAATCCCATTGAAGTTCGCGATAGTGACCACTACCAAAATGAGTACATCGAAGGCTTTGTTGAAAAGTGGGATGAACTGATTAACTGGCACGCCCGTTCTAGCAGCGAAGGGGAATTTTTTATTAAAACCCTCAAAGAACACGGTGCAAAGCGTGTCCTCGATGCTGCAACTGGAACTGGATTCCACTCCATTCGTCTCATTGAAGCTGGCTTTGATGTCGCAAGCGTCGATGGTAGTGTGGAAATGCTGGTCAAAGCATTTGAAAACGCCACTCGTAAAGACCAAATCCTCAGAACCGTTCACTCTGACTGGCGACAAGTGACTCGGCATATTCAGGAACGGTTTGATGCAGTGATTTGTCTAGGAAACTCCTTTACTCACCTCTTCTCAGAAGAAGATCGTCGCAAAACCCTCGCTGAGTTCTATTCCGTCTTAAAACATGACGGAATTTTAATTTTAGACCAACGGAATTATGACTTGATTCTGGATGAAGGGTTTAAGAGCAAGCATACCTACTACTACTGTGGCGATAATGTCAAAGCAGAACCCGAATATGTTGATGATGGGTTAGCGCGTTTCCGTTACGAATTCCCTGATCAGAGTGTTTATCACCTCAATATGTTCCCATTGCGGAAAGATTATGTTCGTCGTCTGCTTCATGAAGTGGGCTTTCAAGATATCACGACTTATGGTGATTTCCAAGAAACCTATCATCAAGATGATCCCGACTTTTATATTCACGTTGCGAAAAAAGACTAAACCTGACTGAAAATGCCGTTGGGTTAACGCTCCCAAACAGGGTAAAATCCAGCTTGGAACATTGAACCTTGTCAGTGAACAACTGTCAGGTTAATCATTTCCTAGACCCTCTCTTGTTGGGCTGGGAAAAGCCTTAAGAACGTAACGAGGTGAAGTAATATTGTATGACTAAAGCAGACGCAGTCGCCAAACAAGCACAAGATTACTACGACAGTGGTAGTGCCGACGGCTTCTACTATCGGATTTGGGGGGGAGAAGATCTCCACATCGGGATTTATAACACCCCTGATGAACCAATTTATGATGCAAGTGTCCGCACTGTCAGTCGCATTTGTGACAAAATTAAAAATTGGCCAGCAGGAACCAAGGTGCTTGACCTTGGCGCAGGTTATGGTGGCTCCGCTCGTTATATGGCAAAGCATCACGGCTTTGATGTGGATTGTTTGAATATCAGTTTGGTACAAAACGAGCGCAATCGCCAGATGAACCAAGAACAGGGACTCGCTGATAAAATTCGTGTTTTTGACGGCAGTTTTGAAGAGTTACCCTTTGAAAATAAGAGTTACGATGTTCTCTGGTCACAAGATTCTATCCTCCATAGCGGGAATCGTCGGAAAGTCATGGAAGAAGCCGATCGCGTCCTCAAGTCTGGAGGCGATTTTGTTTTTACTGATCCCATGCAAACCGATAATTGTCCAGAAGG comes from Halothece sp. PCC 7418 and encodes:
- a CDS encoding glycine/sarcosine N-methyltransferase, with the translated sequence MAIKEKQVQDYGENPIEVRDSDHYQNEYIEGFVEKWDELINWHARSSSEGEFFIKTLKEHGAKRVLDAATGTGFHSIRLIEAGFDVASVDGSVEMLVKAFENATRKDQILRTVHSDWRQVTRHIQERFDAVICLGNSFTHLFSEEDRRKTLAEFYSVLKHDGILILDQRNYDLILDEGFKSKHTYYYCGDNVKAEPEYVDDGLARFRYEFPDQSVYHLNMFPLRKDYVRRLLHEVGFQDITTYGDFQETYHQDDPDFYIHVAKKD
- a CDS encoding sarcosine/dimethylglycine N-methyltransferase, with protein sequence MTKADAVAKQAQDYYDSGSADGFYYRIWGGEDLHIGIYNTPDEPIYDASVRTVSRICDKIKNWPAGTKVLDLGAGYGGSARYMAKHHGFDVDCLNISLVQNERNRQMNQEQGLADKIRVFDGSFEELPFENKSYDVLWSQDSILHSGNRRKVMEEADRVLKSGGDFVFTDPMQTDNCPEGVLEPVLARIHLDSLGSVGFYRQVAEELGWEFVEFDEQTHQLVNHYSRVLQELEAHYDQLQPECSQEYLDRMKVGLNHWINAGKSGYMAWGILKFHKP